In Musa acuminata AAA Group cultivar baxijiao chromosome BXJ2-10, Cavendish_Baxijiao_AAA, whole genome shotgun sequence, a genomic segment contains:
- the LOC135625911 gene encoding multiple C2 domain and transmembrane region protein 14-like, with translation MADGGNRRLVVEVCNARNLMPKDGQGTASAYVMVDFDGQRRRTKTRLRDLNPQWDEKLEFLVHDPESMAAETLELNVYNDKKTGKRNTFLGKVKISGTSFAKAGSEALIYYPLEKRSVFSQVKGELGLRVSYIDEAPPPAADEAPGTEAKPEAPPVAEDKKPGAEEEKKPEEAKKTDEAKKPEKTKTDEKAAPASKDEEKKKQPEKTKPTEAAPASTDAGKPKEDKQKAPPLPAPTPPATPAKDSHPLGLSDLEIRPFAGERPSSSYDLVDRVPYLFVRVLKAKHGGAEDRPVYAQVVIGSHSVRTRIVRSADWDQVFAFHKENLNSTALEVFVHEEKKDGDKPAEDVSLGSVCFDLQEIPKRSPPDSPLAPQWYTLEASTPEPTAAPGNDVMLAVWVGTQVDEAFQEAWQSDSGGLNVHTRSKAYLSPKLWYLRLTVIQTQDLHLPPAPDTKSPRSGGATGPEILVKGQLCGQVFRTGRAPLVTSSSSANPTWNEDLVFVAAEPFDPFLTVVLEDATAGQPVGHTKVPLSSIHRRLDDRAEPPARWLNLAGDDEGRPYVGRLHVRVCLEGGYHVLDEAAHVASDVRAASKQLSKPPVGLLEVGVRGATNLVPMKPATQGGASGSTDAYVVLKYGPKWARTRTILDQFNPRWNEQYAWDVFDPCTVLTIGVFDNSRFRPAEADGSGSSKPPVKDARIGKVRIRLSTLDTNRVYVNSYALTAVQPAGAKKMGEIELAIRFSCPSWLSLLQTYGSPMLPRMHYVRPLAPAQQDALRHTAMRLVAARLSRSEPPLGPEVVHHMLDTDAHTWSVRRSRTNWARVVGGLTRAAAAARWVHGVRTWSHPPTTALVHVLLAAAVLCPQVILPTAALYLFLVLVWRYRARPRGPAGMDPRLSQVDAVGPDELDEEFDVFPSSRPADLVRLRYDRLRALAGRAQTLLGDVAAQGERVEALLGWRDPRATGIFAAFCVLSSIVLYAVPFRVLLLFAGFYYLRHPRFRGDMPSAGFNFFRRLPPLSDRIL, from the coding sequence ATGGCGGACGGAGGGAACCGgagactggtggtggaggtgtgcAATGCGCGGAACCTGATGCCCAAGGATGGGCAAGGGACGGCCAGCGCCTACGTGATGGTGGACTTCGACGGGCAGCGGCGGCGGACCAAGACGCGGCTCCGGGACCTCAACCCCCAATGGGACGAGAAGCTCGAGTTCCTAGTGCACGACCCCGAGTCAATGGCCGCCGAGACCCTGGAGCTCAACGTCTACAACGACAAGAAGACCGGCAAGCGGAACACCTTCCTCGGGAAGGTCAAGATCTCCGGCACCAGCTTCGCCAAGGCCGGCTCTGAGGCCCTCATCTACTACCCCTTGGAGAAGAGGAGCGTCTTCTCCCAGGTGAAGGGTGAGCTCGGCCTCCGCGTGAGTTACATTGACGAGGCTCCTCCCCCGGCCGCCGATGAGGCTCCGGGTACCGAGGCCAAGCCAGAGGCTCCGCCGGTTGCCGAGGACAAGAAACCGGGggcggaagaggagaagaagcccGAGGAAGCAAAGAAAACGGATGAGGCAAAGAAGCCAGAGAAGACCAAAACAGACGAGAAGGCCGCCCCTGCTTCCAAGgacgaggagaagaagaaacaacCCGAGAAGACAAAGCCCACGGAGGCCGCTCCGGCCAGCACCGATGCCGGTAAACCCAAGGAGGACAAGCAGAAGGCACCACCGTTGCCAGCGCCGACGCCGCCGGCCACCCCGGCCAAGGACTCGCACCCATTGGGCCTCAGCGACCTCGAAATCCGCCCTTTCGCCGGCGAGCGCCCCTCCAGCTCGTACGACCTCGTGGACCGCGTGCCCTACCTCTTCGTCCGCGTCCTGAAGGCGAAGCATGGCGGCGCGGAAGACCGGCCCGTCTATGCGCAGGTGGTCATCGGCAGCCACAGCGTGCGCACCCGGATCGTCAGGTCAGCGGACTGGGACCAGGTCTTCGCGTTCCACAAGGAGAACCTCAACTCCACGGCCCTTGAGGTGTTCGTGCACGAGGAGAAGAAGGACGGAGACAAGCCCGCCGAAGACGTGAGCCTCGGCTCCGTCTGTTTTGACCTCCAGGAAATCCCGAAGCGGTCGCCGCCGGACTCCCCCCTGGCACCCCAATGGTATACCCTCGAGGCCTCCACGCCGGAACCAACGGCGGCACCGGGGAATGACGTCATGCTCGCCGTGTGGGTCGGGACGCAGGTCGACGAGGCGTTCCAGGAGGCGTGGCAATCGGATTCCGGCGGCCTCAACGTGCACACCCGCTCTAAGGCCTACCTCTCTCCCAAACTGTGGTACCTCCGGCTAACGGTGATCCAGACGCAGGACCTCCACCTCCCTCCCGCCCCTGACACCAAGTCGCCGCGATCGGGTGGCGCCACGGGACCTGAGATCCTCGTCAAGGGCCAGCTCTGCGGGCAGGTCTTCAGGACCGGCCGTGCCCCACTCGTCACCAGCTCCAGCTCGGCCAACCCGACCTGGAACGAGGACCTCGTCTTCGTCGCCGCCGAGCCGTTCGATCCCTTCCTGACCGTCGTCCTCGAGGATGCAACTGCCGGCCAGCCGGTTGGCCACACCAAGGTCCCGCTCTCCTCCATCCACCGCCGACTGGACGACCGCGCGGAACCGCCGGCCCGGTGGCTCAATCTTGCCGGCGATGACGAGGGCCGCCCGTACGTCGGCCGGCTTCACGTTCGCGTCTGCCTGGAGGGCGGCTACCACGTGCTGGACGAAGCCGCACACGTGGCCAGCGACGTCCGCGCCGCCTCCAAGCAGCTCTCCAAGCCCCCCGTCGGCCTGCTCGAGGTGGGCGTCCGCGGGGCCACCAACCTGGTTCCCATGAAGCCGGCGACGCAGGGCGGCGCAAGCGGGTCCACCGACGCCTACGTGGTGCTCAAATACGGGCCCAAGTGGGCGCGCACACGGACCATCCTCGACCAGTTCAATCCGCGGTGGAACGAGCAGTACGCGTGGGACGTGTTCGACCCCTGCACCGTCCTTACCATCGGCGTCTTCGACAACTCCCGCTTCCGACCGGCCGAGGCCGACGGGAGCGGCAGCAGTAAACCCCCGGTCAAGGATGCCCGTATCGGGAAGGTCCGCATCCGGCTCTCGACCCTGGACACGAACCGAGTCTACGTGAACTCGTATGCGCTGACCGCGGTCCAGCCGGCCGGGGCGAAGAAGATGGGCGAGATCGAGCTGGCGATCCGATTCAGCTGTCCGTCGTGGCTCAGCCTGCTGCAGACGTACGGCAGCCCGATGCTCCCGCGCATGCACTACGTCCGCCCGCTGGCCCCGGCGCAGCAGGACGCGCTGCGGCACACCGCGATGCGCCTCGTCGCCGCCCGGCTCTCTCGCTCCGAGCCCCCGCTCGGCCCCGAGGTGGTGCACCACATGCTCGACACAGACGCCCACACGTGGAGCGTGCGCCGGAGCCGGACCAACTGGGCGCGCGTGGTGGGCGGGCTCACTCGAGCGGCCGCGGCGGCGCGGTGGGTCCACGGGGTTCGCACCTGGTCGCACCCTCCGACCACGGCGCTAGTTCACGTGCTGCTGGCGGCCGCGGTGCTCTGCCCGCAGGTCATCCTCCCCACGGCGGCGCTCTACCTCTTCCTGGTGCTGGTGTGGCGGTACCGCGCCCGTCCGCGGGGGCCCGCCGGGATGGACCCCCGGCTGTCGCAGGTGGACGCGGTGGGGCCGGACGAGCTGGACGAGGAGTTCGACGTGTTCCCATCGTCGCGGCCGGCGGACTTGGTCCGGCTGCGGTACGACAGGCTGCGGGCGCTGGCGGGGCGGGCGCAAACGCTGCTGGGGGACGTGGCGGCACAAGGGGAGCGGGTGGAGGCCCTCCTCGGGTGGCGCGACCCGCGCGCCACCGGCATCTTCGCCGCCTTCTGCGTACTGTCGTCGATTGTGCTGTACGCGGTGCCGTTCCGGGTGCTCCTGCTGTTCGCCGGCTTCTACTACCTGCGCCACCCGAGGTTCCGCGGGGACATGCCGTCGGCCGGGTTCAACTTCTTCCGGCGCCTGCCGCCACTGTCGGACCGGATCCTCTAG
- the LOC135625886 gene encoding cation/calcium exchanger 1-like — MAFVLSDNLKAFVNTSFLLLLCFFLTSHIRSPTTSFHVTSTQTAKPPGCAGLHKLKDHHSKCLYIKSHHPCLSQGYVNYLQLYYCLCGSHPPFGYVLLALWLLILFYLLGNTASQYFCSSVENLSRVLNLSPAIAGVTLLSLGNGSPDVLASIVSFRSGSGEVGLSSVLGGAFFVSCVVVGIINLSAGSSPRAAAVRIDRSSFIRDVCFFVVVLSSLFAILLVGRINIWGAMAFTSLYFVYVSIVSVTHFCGEKYEDLAMPILEKEELNDPVTSAKEAWPEGEEEEPQDSASSLMLNSTASQYLKCFLYLMDMPLYLPRRLTIPDVSEERWSRTYAVTSATLAPIFVAALWNSKRGSKESFTIYLYGGLVGIVLGLIALHTTMKESPPKKFLFPWLAGGFLMSVLWTYIIAEELVGLLVSLGFIFGVSPAILGLTVLAWGNSIGDLIANVAMATSGGQDGAQIAMSGCYAGPIFNTLAGLGLSLVVSAWAVHPDSFVIPVGSALFEILGFMIGGLLWALVMLPRKGMKLDKVVGVGLLVIYFCFLSLRLSQSLVLVQVV, encoded by the coding sequence ATGGCATTTGTGCTCTCAGATAACTTGAAGGCCTTCGTCAacacttccttcctcctcctcttgtgcTTCTTCTTGACATCCCATATCCGTTCTCCGACCACCTCCTTCCATGTCACGAGCACTCAGACCGCCAAGCCACCTGGCTGCGCCGGGCTTCACAAGCTAAAAGACCATCATTCCAAGTGCCTCTACATCAAGAGCCATCACCCCTGCTTGTCTCAGGGCTATGTCAACTATCTCCAGCTTTACTACTGCCTTTGCGGCAGTCACCCTCCGTTTGGGTATGTGCTGCTGGCTCTGTGGCTTCTGATTCTGTTCTACTTGCTGGGCAACACGGCCTCGCAGTACTTCTGCTCCTCGGTGGAGAACCTGTCGAGGGTGCTTAACCTGTCTCCGGCCATTGCCGGCGTGACGCTCTTGTCGCTGGGGAACGGCTCGCCTGATGTGCTTGCCAGCATTGTCTCGTTCCGCTCGGGCTCCGGCGAGGTGGGGCTCAGCAGTGTCCTGGGTGGCGCCTTCTTCGTGTCATGCGTCGTCGTCGGCATCATCAACCTCTCCGCAGGCTCGTCCCCCCGCGCGGCGGCGGTGCGCATCGATCGCTCGAGCTTCATCCGCGACGTGTGCTTCTTCGTCGTCGTGCTGTCGTCTCTCTTCGCCATCCTGCTTGTTGGCAGGATCAACATCTGGGGTGCAATGGCCTTCACGTCCCTGTACTTCGTCTATGTCTCCATCGTGTCAGTGACGCACTTCTGCGGCGAGAAGTACGAAGACCTCGCCATGCCCATCCTGGAGAAGGAGGAGCTCAACGATCCGGTGACCTCGGCGAAGGAGGCGTGGcccgagggagaagaagaggagccacAGGACTCGGCAAGCTCCCTGATGCTCAACTCCACGGCGTCGCAATACCTGAAGTGCTTCCTCTACCTCATGGACATGCCTCTCTACCTTCCAAGGAGGCTAACCATACCAGATGTATCAGAGGAGAGGTGGTCGAGGACGTACGCAGTGACTTCAGCCACACTGGCGCCCATCTTTGTGGCAGCACTGTGGAACTCCAAGAGAGGCTCGAAAGAGAGCTTCACCATCTATCTCTATGGAGGCCTGGTGGGCATAGTTCTGGGGCTCATTGCACTGCACACCACCATGAAGGAGAGCCCTCCAAAGAAGTTCTTGTTCCCTTGGTTGGCAGGGGGGTTCTTGATGAGTGTTCTCTGGACTTACATCATTGCCGAGGAGCTGGTAGGACTGTTGGTGTCCTTGGGTTTCATCTTCGGAGTGAGTCCTGCAATCTTGGGGCTGACGGTGCTGGCATGGGGGAACTCCATCGGAGACCTGATAGCCAATGTGGCAATGGCCACGAGCGGGGGTCAGGACGGGGCCCAGATTGCGATGTCAGGGTGCTACGCGGGGCCCATCTTCAACACATTGGCAGGCCTAGGGCTATCCCTGGTGGTGTCAGCTTGGGCGGTGCACCCAGATTCGTTTGTGATCCCAGTGGGCAGTGCGCTGTTCGAGATCCTGGGGTTCATGATTGGGGGCTTGCTGTGGGCTCTGGTGATGCTGCCGAGGAAGGGGATGAAGCTGGATAAGGTGGTGGGAGTTGGCCTCTTGGTCATCTATTTCTGTTTTTTGTCTCTCAGGCTCTCCCAAAGCCTTGTGCTGGTGCAAGTAGTTTAA
- the LOC104000554 gene encoding TATA-box-binding protein 1-like: protein MENMVGQSLEESQPVDLSLHPSGIVPRFQNIVSTVNLDCRLDLPAIAIQARNAEYNPKRFAAVIMRIRDPKTTALVFASGKMVCTGAKSEQQSNLAARKYARIIQKIGFPVKFENFKIQNIVGSCDVKFPIRLEGLAYSHQSFCTYEPELFPGLIYRMKQPKVVLLIFVSGKIVLTGAKVRDDIYTAFESIYPVLKEFMKISTTQSGQ, encoded by the exons ATGGAGAATATGGTTGGTCAGAGCTTGGAGGAAAGCCAGCCCGTTGATCTCTCTCTGCATCCGTCTGGCATTGTTCCCAGATTTCA GAATATTGTTTCGACGGTAAATTTGGACTGTAGGTTGGACCTTCCAGCCATAGCTATTCAGGCTCGAAATGCAGAGTACAATCCCAAG CGTTTTGCTGCAGTCATTATGAGAATAAGAGATCCGAAAACCACAGCTTTGGTATTTGCATCTGGAAAAATG GTTTGTACAGGAGCAAAGAGCGAGCAGCAATCAAACCTTGCAGCGCGGAAG TATGCTCGTATCATCCAGAAGATAGGTTTCCCAGTTAAATTTGAG AATTTCAAGATCCAGAACATTGTTGGTTCATGCGATGTAAAGTTTCCTATAAGGCTTGAGGGCCTTGCCTATTCTCATCAATCTTTCTGTACT TATGAACCAGAGCTCTTTCCTGGTCTGATCTATCGGATGAAACAACCAAAGGttgtacttctcatttttgtttccGGAAAGATTGTCCTCACTGGTGCGAAG GTGAGAGATGACATATACACTGCATTCGAGAGTATCTATCCAGTCCTTAAAGAATTCATGAAGATATCAACG ACACAATCAGGACAATGA
- the LOC104000378 gene encoding uncharacterized protein LOC104000378: MEVESVKCECCGLQEECTEGYIRSVKASFDGKWLCGLCSEVVRDESSRERKKSNAVEEAIRDHMFFCSKSTSNPAVGVADGMRQMLRRRSGEYESTSKPPAVASPKKYGRMGVAFELND, from the exons ATGGAGGTTGAGTCAGTCAAGTGTGAGTGCTGCGGGCTGCAAGAGGAATGCACCGAGGGCTACATAAGAAGTGTGAAGGCCAGCTTCGACGGCAAATGGCTGTGTGGACTCTGCTCTGAGGTGGTGAGAGATGAGTCAAGcagggagaggaagaagagcaatGCAGTGGAGGAGGCTATAAGGGATCACATGTTCTTCTGCAGTAAATCTACGTCGAATCCAGCAGTTGGGGTGGCTGATGGCATGAGACAGATGCTGAGGAGGAGGTCCGGAGAGTACGAATCTACATCGAAGCCACCTGCAGTAGCATCTCCAAAGAAATATGGAAGGATGG GTGTTGCATTTGAATTGAATGACTGA
- the LOC104000377 gene encoding proteasome subunit beta type-2-B produces MECVFGLVGDGFALVAADTSAVHSILVHKSNEDKVMILDSHKLLGASGEAGDRVQFTEYIQKNVHLYEFRNGIPLTTAATANFTRGELAIALRKNPYFVNILLAGYDKNIGPSLYYIDYIATLHKVDKGAFGYGSYFTLSMMDRHYKSGMSLEEAIDLVDKCIIEIRSRLVVAPPNFVIKIVDKDGAREYAWRESIKDAGVSAA; encoded by the exons ATGGAGTGCGTGTTCGGGCTGGTAGGCGACGGCTTCGCGTTGGTGGCGGCGGACACTTCCGCGGTTCACAGCATCCTCGTCCACAAGTCCAACGAGGACAAGGTCATGATCCTCGACTCCCATAAGCTCCTCGGCGCCTCCGGCGAGGCCGGCGACCG GGTGCAGTTCACCGAGTACATCCAGAAGAACGTCCACCTCTACGAGTTCCGGAATGGCATCCCGCTTACCACGGCCGCCACTGCCAACTTCACCCGCGGCGAGCTTGCCATCGCCCTCCGCAAG AATCCATATTTTGTTAATATTTTGCTGGCTGGATATGACAAGAATATTGGCCCATCTCTCTACTATATCGATTACATTGCTACTCTCCACAAAGTTGACAAGGGCGCATTTGGTTATGGATCCTATTTTACATTATCGATGATGGACCGACATTACAAGAGCGGGATGTCATTAGAGGAAGCTATTGACTTAGTTGACAAGTGTATCATTGAAATCCGATCCAGACTGGTTGTTGCTCCTCCAAACTTTGTGATCAAGATTGTCGACAAGGATGGAGCTAGAGAATATGCTTGGCGTGAATCAATCAAAGATGCAGGTGTTTCTGCAGCCTGA